One Cynocephalus volans isolate mCynVol1 chromosome 5, mCynVol1.pri, whole genome shotgun sequence DNA window includes the following coding sequences:
- the LOC134378931 gene encoding uncharacterized protein LOC134378931: MGQGALTPLSLTLDHWKDVKTRAHNLSMEIKKGKWQTFCSSEWPTFGVGWPPEGTFDLSVIFAVKKIVFQEIGGHPDQVAYVVVWQDLAQNPPPWVPPSSKVAVVSGPENTQGPPTRKPSAPPRPSVYPTPDDLFSLSEPPPYPAAPLPPLAPQPNRSAPGRAPSDPNPEGPAAGTRSRQPRSPRGDSGPDSTVALPLRAIGPPAEPNGLVPLQYWPFSSADLYNWKSNHPSFSEKPAGLTGLLESLMFSHQPTWDDCQQLLQILFTTEERERILLEARKNEMKNRLHKHSVQQEARRQQLSISS, from the coding sequence atggggcaaggtgcccttacgcctctctcccttactctagatcattggaaagatgtcaaaaccagggctcacaatctgtccatggagatcaaaaaaggaaaatggcagactttctgttcgtctgagtggcccacattcggcgtaggttggccgccagagggaacctttgacctttctgtcatttttgcagttaaaaagattgttttccaggagatcggaggacacccggaccaggttgcatatgtcgtggtatggcaagacctcgcccagaatccccctccctgggtgccaccctccagcaaagtcgctgtcgTTTCGGGACCAGAAAATACTCAagggccacctacaaggaagccttctgCCCCTCCCCGACCCTCCGTCtacccgacaccagatgacctattctccctctctgaacccccaccttacccggcggctccgctgccccctctggcccctcaaccaaacagatcggcaccaggacgagcacccagtgaccccaaccctgagggaccggctgcggggactaggagccgccaacctcgcagtccgagaggcgactcgggtcctgactccaccgtagctttgcccctccgagccatagggcccccagccgagccaaatggcttggtccctttgcagtattggcctttttcctcagcagatctttacaattggaagtctaaccatccttctttttctgaaaaaccagcaggtctcacgggacttcttgagtcccttatgttctctcaccagcccacttgggacgattgccaacagctactccagatcctcttcaccactgaagagcgagaaaggattcttctggaggcccgcaagaacg